A region of the Falco biarmicus isolate bFalBia1 chromosome 10, bFalBia1.pri, whole genome shotgun sequence genome:
CCACAGCCCACTGGCTGGCACAGGAGCTGGTCTTGCCAGAGCCAGCCATCCCTGCATCGGCCTCGTCTGGCCATGTCCCTCCACCTgtcccccttccctctgcctgaCCCGCAGGGTCTCTAGTGTCGCCGGCTGACAGCCGATCCCGGCTGCCTCCAATCCATTCGTTCCAGGGCAGGAACAAAGGCGCTTTGTgggctccccccagcctgggctgggccgggggggggtCCCAGCTCCGGAACTGGGACAGACTTCCCCGCGTGACAGGCGTGTAATGCCTTCCAGACCAGCAGCCCCGGCCTGCAGGTACAGCCTGGCTGGCGGAGGGGGCCCGGGGCTCCCCACACTGCCCTGGGGacccctgccacagccccgACCCCCGGGGTCAGGCCGGGACCTGTCcaagggcaggggctgccctggtgGAGAAATGCTCCTGCTCCCCAAAAGGTTTCACAACACCCTGTCCCCTTCAGCCCATTTTGCAGTGCCTCCCCAACCAGGGGGCTCCCAGGTTTGCCAGTCCTGGTCTCCCCATGTGGGTAAGTAGGAACAGCTGCCCCTCAGGCCTCGGCCGGTCTCAGAGCCGGGTGCGAAGCGGCTGGATTTGGATGCTGCACGCACCCGGCTGGCCGGGGCAGAGCGCCCTGAGCTCACCTTCAACCGGGCAGCTCCGCAGGGCTGCAGCCTTGCTGGCCTGAACTGCCCCAATACTGGGGAGCCACGGGCAGAGGGGCCAGTCCCAGATGTCCCCCTGTGCCGGGGGGCTGGTCTGGGGCTGTGGGTGAGCAGGGCCAGGCAACACCCTCAGGGGTCTCAGTAGGATGGAACTGgatggatgggatgggatgggatgggatgggatgggatgggatgggatgggatgggatgggatgggatgggatgggatgggatgggatgggatgggatgggatgggacaggtCAGTCCAGAGCTGCTTCGCTGGGGCTCAGCAGGGTCAGGCCTGGTGTCCTGGCAGGCACATGTGCCGGCGTTACCGCAGGTCTGGAATCCATTTGCCTCGCCAGCAGCAGTGTtttcccagcagggctggagcagccccgcggggctgggggcagccccggccccctgGCCCATCTGctctctgtttattttcttacactTAAGTATCACCTCGCAGATAAACACTCCCTGGAGTGCGGGCCAGGGGGCATTTACCCCGCAGCAGAGGTAGGACCAACACCCCAACTCTAGGGatgctccccagggcagcctgcaCCCAGGGCATGCCTAGTGAGTTGGGCTGGCATCACGCCTGCAACCCCATGCTCAGGAAACGTCCCCTCCGTGCCACATGTCCCATGCTGGGTCCCAGATGCCCCGGGCCCACCATCCATGCCTGACCCACCACCTGGTGCTGCTTTcccagtgcccagggctgtgcagcacagTGCCGCTGTGCTGGGACAGCAGCCCTTGGCTTGGTGACTGGTTGGTTTGGCCAGATCAGCTGGGAAAACCGTGATGCCAAACACAACCATGCCCTGACACCCACTTAGGTCAGCCATGTGGTGCAGCACCAGCCGGAGGTTTGCAgtgccacagccccccagctgcACTTCGTGCCACTTGGCTGAGTCAGACCTGAGGCACTCAGTGTtggggggggagaagggggtcCGGGCACAGGGACACACGTCCTGTCCCACGCGCCTGCCGGGCAGCACAGGAAAACAGGGCTGCTGCCGTGCGTCCTCCCACCCCAGCGGCAGCAGCATCcgcaggcagctggcagccgGACAGGCAGGGAGCCGGCAGCATTCCCTGCTTCCCGTGGCTCCTGTTGCTCTCCTGGCCGGGACTGGTGGCTCCTTCTGTCTGTCCATCTGCCCGTGTGCAGGGCCTGGCAGGGCGGTGGTCTCACACACACGTGTGCCAGCCTGGGggctctctgcagcaggaggtgctggcACTCGGGGTGTACATGGCACCCTGCGTGCACAGACATGCTGCATGCAccagcacacacatgcatgcacacacatgcacatgcacacacatgtgcaaCTGcatacacacatgtgcacacacctaTACTCACATACATCCACACACACATGCCCATACAAGCATGGATGCACATAAATGTGCACAGCTGCACATCCATGCACACAGCTTGCATGcatatatgtgcacacacatgtgctgcccctcaccccacactGAGCCATCTCCAatgcctgctgctccttccctgcctgtgcccccaTGTGTCCcgtcctctgcagcagcagcacaggccaCCAGCACCCCACATGTGGCTGTGCCCCACAGAAATTCCCGAGGGCAGCTCGGTTGGGCTGGGGGACCAGGCTCTccccctcagcctgtccctgtCAGCTGGTGGCCATGtgtggggcagccacagctgagtACACAGCCCCTGCCATCCGTCTTGCTGCCTgtcagggctgggggctgctgtggccccccagccacagcccagagGGGTGGCAGGGCGAGAGTGGGGCAAGAGCAGAAGCTCCCCTCTCTGTGCAGgcacctgcctgctccctgcctgccgtGCCAAGGgcttgcccacccccagctctgccccaggcacTGCTTGCCCCCCCCACAGGGGTAGAAACAGCCCCTGGTCTGTGCCCAGGCAGGGGCTATTGCCAGGAACAGGAGAGGGTCGGGGTCCCTCTTGGGGACTGATGCACAGGGAGGGGTGGCAGGGAACGGAGCCAGCAAGGGACATGTCCCCATGACAGCACAGACACCCGGGACAGCTCtgcccgcccccagccccagcaggaccTCCAACCCCCAGAACGACACTCTCCCTCCCACTGTGTGATTTACAGGCTCTGCACAGCAGACAAATGGCAAAGGAAAACAGGGCAGGGGGGTCCCTTGGGCAaggggctgcctgtgccctgcgGGGGAGAGATGGGCCGTTTGCTCACAGCCAGCAGGATGGGTGGGCAGCGAACTAGTGCTGGTGCTGGCGctaggcagcacagcagcccctgcCACGGTCCCAGCAGCACACACCGGGACAACCCCAGTGGGGGAACCCACTGGCTCAGCCAGTGTCCATTGTCACAGCCATGGGGTTTTGGCCATGGTGACGTGGTGACATGGTGCCACCCCATCCCATATTCCCCAGGCTCCCCTGTCGACCACCTCACTCTGGGGTTTGCAACATGCCTACTGTGTCCCTTGGCCACCATTGGAGCACCCAGCAAGCCCCGTCGCTGGCTCTTTTTGCTTCATTAATGGAGGTTTCCCCCAGCGTCCCGCTCCggctgcggggctgccggcCAGAcaggggcagcagctggcacgggctggcacCGCGGGGCCAAGTCCCCAGCAGCCAGGTCCTGCCCTCCGTTTGCCTTTGCCACTTGACCTGCCGTGCCTGCAGCATCGCCGAGCTGCCAAGTTCTGCTGGGCTCGGCCGCGGGCcgggagggaaggcagcagggagcctCCTACCTGCCTGGCTCAGCTGCCCATCCCCCTGCCTGCTCTCGGGGTGCTGGGCTTAGGGCCGGGGGGTGAAGGCAGAGCAGGACCCACACAGATCTCCCCAGCGAGGAAGAGCAGAGGGTGGCCATTGCCTGTGGTATCGGGTGCCCAGGAAGGACTGGGAGCCAGCCACGGGCTGGGGGGACACCTGGACCCTCCCCGGGacaccagcagctgccactgctgccagctcagctctCCCCTTGCAGGAAAAGACTCCGTGTTTCCACTGCCGGTGCACACCTTCCTCCCAGGCAGGAGGAAACGCTCCTGgctgcctggcagtgctgcctgcaacGCTGCCCGTGCTCCTGACCATGTCCCCCTGTACACTCCTGTGGTGGGCATGCAGGGTGCCAGGCCCTGGGGACAGAAGGATGAGGGGCATGGAGCATCCCTgtggtgctgcctgccctcactgctccctgcctgccccgggCATCCTCCCGGGCACAGACCCAGTCCCAGTGGGACATGGTGGGATGTCAGGAGCAGCATGTCACCCATTGCCATCCCTGCCGACAAACACCCCAGGGACCACAACAGTGCCACATAGTCCTGGGtacctgccccatccctggcccCACACCCCATGTTTTCCCTGGGCTGCCCTGTGTGGgacccagggctggcaggggacagctgggcaggggctggggacacgcTGCCCATGGGCTGGCACTGTGTGTGGCATTGCCCTGCAGGCACCACAGACTGGGGGCTGCAGTACAGGGAGCACTCAGCATGCAGTGACCCTGGCAATGTCTGTGGCACTGCCGGGGTCCGGCAGCACCAAGGGCACAGCCTGGAGCCTGGCCCTGGGTGCAAGGTGCCTGCGGCCAGGCTGGCGTGCCGGAGCAGGGCCAGGCCCATGGCCAGAGCCAGCGGCGGTTCCCGCAGGCTGGGCGAGGACGCTGGACGCTGGACGCTGGACGCTGGACGCTGGCCGGCAGCTGGAGGGGCCGGCTGGGGGTGGGCTCCGGCGCCAGCCCCTCCCCGGCCATATAAATTCTGATTCCCCCCACAGACAGTcgtcccagccctgctgtgccgCTGGAGCggagcagcagtgggaagacGTCCGGAGCCGGCCGTCACAGCCGTGCCGGCGGGGGAAGgctccccgcagcccggggGGTCCCcccagcagggccgggggcaCGGGTGGGCACCCCGCCATGGCCTTCACCATGCTGCGTCCCGTGGCTGCCCGTGTGCTCTACCCCGACATCAGCATCCTCTCGGAGGACGAGGAGAACCGGAGCGAGAGCGACACGTCGGACCAGTCGTTCGGCTGCTGCGAGGGCACCGAGGCTCGCCGCAAGCTGCCGCGGAAACCGGGCCCGATGGTGATGGTGAAGCAGAGGCAGGCGGCCAACGCACGGGAGCGGGACCGGACCCAGAGCGTCAACACGGCCTTCACTGCCCTGCGGACCCTCATCCCAACTGAGCCGGTGGATCGGAAGCTGTCCAAGATCGAGACCCTCCGCCTGGCCTCCAGCTACATCTCCCACCTGGCCAACGTGCTGCTTCTGGGCGAGGGCTGCGAGGACGGGCAGCCCTGTTTCAGTGCTATCTACGGGGCCAAGGGTGACCTGGACAGCAAGCAGCCCCGCAGCATCTGCACCTTCTGCCTCAGCAACCAGCGGAAAGGGGTGAGCGGTGGGGCAGGGGTCCCTGGGCTGAGCGGGGCAGGAGGATCAGCATGTCCCCAAGGGATGGGGGGCGGCAGTCCCTGCCTGGGCTGAGCGGGGCAGGAGGCTCAGCACGTCTTGGTGAGAACAGCAGGCTCTGGCTCCAGCTCCCGCTGGAGGTTTTGGCTGTTCTCGGCCAAATCCTGCTCGTAGCCACACGCCCACAGCTCCTGCTCGCGTCAGAGGGCCGGGCTGCTCCCCCACGTCCATCCGGGCTGAGAGGTCTCAGGAGGTTAAAGAGTCACCCCAGTGCCGGGGGCACTTGGCTACCCAGCGACAGGGAGCTCAGAGCTCAGAGGCTgaccctgtccctgtccccagccctgccaggctcccCGGGCACTGCAGCAAGgctgccccaggcagctccctgATGCGATGGAGACAGGCAGGGTGCAGCCCACACCCCACACgggtgggctgggcaggggtccccacccagcagccccacacagggTCTGCCAGAAGCACCAGCACGGCTCCTACGTGGACCagggggctgagatgggccatGCATGGCAGCACGGCACCgctgccctgcccagctgacccccccagcaccctgtgaCTCAAAGGTGGTGAGCTTGTCCCGCTGCCCAAGCCAGGGTCCTGggtgcccctgccccagtgTGGGCTGTGCAGGGTgaggggctggcagctccctggctCCATGGGCATCCCTTGGTAGGGCCGTGAGCAGGGGTTCCACAAGACCCCCAAGCTGTCCCACGTGCCATCCCAAGCAACATGGCCATGGGGCTCACTCCAGCCCTTGGGGCTCTTCTGGTTTCCGCTGCTCCATTTTTAgttgctgctcctgctcccctgcctgccccccctcACAGTGGCTGGACTCTACAGCCTCCTCAGCCTTCCTGGTGGGACCTCCAGCCCCAGTTCTTGGCATGGCTGGCCCCAGCTGGGACCCTCCGGCTGGGGTAGAgctgtgtccctgtgctgctccccggggctggagctgggggtcTGGCGCGGTGCTGGGTCCCCATCAGGGGACCCTGTGGAGGTACAAGAGCCAGGGAGCTCCTGTTGCACCCAGGACCCTGGGGGcagtggcaggagctgggctggcaccTAGCTCTGCATCTCCTGgctctggggctgggctggaaaGGCGCTTTACTggactgggctgggctggaaatggactgggctgggctggaaaTGGGCTGTACTGGGTTGGAaatgggctgggctgggctgggctgggctagGCTAGAAATGGGCTGTACTGGGCCATGCTGGGCTGTGCTAGGCTGGAAGTGGGCTGAGCTGGAACTGGGatgtgctgggctctgctgagccATGCTGGGTTATACTAGGCCATTCTGGGCTAGACCTGGGCCATGCTGGTCTGGACTGGGTTATACTGGGCAGTACTACTCGGAAGTTGTGCTGATGCACTGGGAGGTTGGGATGAGCCTCCTCACCTCCAGTGGGGCTGTGGGTCTGTCCAGGGCTATGGGTCTGTCCTGAGGTGgcaccagcccccagccacaGGTCAGTCACAGTGGCACTGAGCAGCCAAGggggctgtgtccctgcaggTGAAAGAGCCATAGAGACTCCCCTTGGGGGTCTCACCGCAGCACCCACGCCCCAGCCACCTACCCAGCCACTCTCCAGGCACAGCCCCATCTGTCTGTCCATCCCGAGCAGCGCTGAGCTGCCCCAGGACCGTGGCACTGGCCATTTCAGAGCAAATTCTCCATGCAGAGCCAACACAGGGTGGTGGCGGGCAGAAGCGGGGCACCCCCCAGCTGGGACCCGCTCCGgtgcctgcagctctcccctcctctctctgcaGGGTGGCCGGAGGGACCTCGGGGGCAACTGCCTGAAGGTGCGGGGAGTGACCCCCCTGCGAGTGTCACGGAGATGAGCCGGGGACCGGCAGCACCCGCCTGAGACAGCGGCAGAACCGGCCAGACCCCACGCACGCACGCCAGCCCCAGAGACCAGAtcggggagggagggagctgccCGCCCGAGGCGACggcagctgagcccagggccGAGGGCTGGCACCACACCGACACCGGCCCCGGAGCTGGCAGCGGGGTGGGAGGACGCTCCcatggcccaggctgcccgtgcggggcagggccggggaggggggtcCCCGCGCCCCGGGGCTGGACTGGAAGGGGCCCGTGTGCGGCCGGCATTGAGGCGCTCCGGCGGGGACGGTGTCGTGGCCCCGCAGGCACTGGTGGTGCACATGCAGCCGCttggaaaataaatcttatttttctgatgGGCCggtgcctgcctgctgccccggTGTGGGGCAAAGTGGGGGGCACATGGGGTCCCCAGGATGTCCCCAGCTCCCCAACCCTGCACCCACCGCTTCTCTGTGCCCCCGGAGCCAGTGCAACCATTCCAGCTCTCTCCATGGACACACCCGTGGGCCCCAGTGGGATCCACGTGGGGTGAGATCCCCAGGCACAcactgtccccatgtccccaggccCCGCCAACAGCTTTGGCCCTCAAGGGCCATGGGACCCCCAGCGCGGTCAGCACTGTGTTGTGCCACGGGATGGGgacagcactgccagccccgTGCCACAGCCACAAGCACCTGGGCGGTGGGTCGGGGTTGGTGGCTCTGCTTCTGTGCCTTCCCCTCCGCCCAGTACATTACAACTGCCGCGACTGCCACCACCGTCATGACCACCACCGCCGCCACGATGGCCGTGCACAGtggggctgcgggcagcagcaCCTGTGCAGGGTCAGGTGGGGACGTGGGGGGTTCCCAGGCCGCGCTCCCCCCCGGGACCCTGCTcgggggggccgggctgggctgggtggcgGGGAGTGCTGAGCCTGGGAAAGGTGCCGTGCCGGGTCCCGCGGCTCCCAGGGGCCAGCGTGTcccacagagcagaggcagctgcgGATGGGGCGGCTGGGggctcccagggcagccccccaAGGACTGTGGGGCTGGACCTGCTCCATTTCTCCAGGgcgctgcagccagcagagagCAGGGGAAACACCCTGGGGGTCCCACAGGAGTCTCCCGCAGCCCAGCTCAGGGAGGCAGCGAAGCAGGAGCCCACCGGCACCTTTCGGCCCCTGCTCAGCCGAGGTGAGCCTGCCCCAGGCTCCCTCCCCCCGGGGTTGATTTATGGAGCTGACAGCGCAGCGCAGCTGTGAGAGCTGGTCCCAGGCAGGGACCGGGGTGGGTGGGAGAGGTTTGTTCTCAGCGTGGCTAATGTGTCCCAGACCCCAATAAACAGCCGTGAGATTCTCCAAACAGCCCAGGACACAGAATCCCTGCCCCCGGGTTTAtcggggggcaggggcagtggAGGAGGGGGCTGCGCTGTGCAAACAGCCCAACCCGCACATGAAAGGGGACCATCCCCTTGAAGCAGCGGCTCCAGAGCCCCAGGGGAGCCAGAGAGGGCTGGTGGTCCCAGTGCTGGGGGCACAGCAGGTACCAGCACTGAGTGCACGGGTCCCAGTGTGTCCCAGGGCTGAGCATGAgcgtcccagcatgtcccagtgCCAGTAACTAGATTCCAGCAAGCGTCATGAACACCATGGGTCCCAGTAAGTCCCAGTGCAGAAGCTGTGCacccagtatgtcccagtgcCAGGGACTAGAGCCACAGCAAGACCCAGTGTAAAGTCCATGGACTCCAGTATGTCCCAGTGCCAGGGACTAGGGCCCCAACAAGCTCCAGTGTAACAGCCATAGGTCCCACTATGTCCTAGCACCACAGCTGTGTACTCAGTAAGTGCCAGTGCTGGGACTGCACACCCAGTAAGTCCCAGTGCCAGAGCTGTGCACCCAGTAAGATCCAGTGCTGGGGTTGTGCACTCAGTAAGTTCCAGTACTGGGGTTGTAGAATCCAGCATATcccagtgctggggctgtggatcccagcatgtcccagcactaGGGCCATGggtcccagcacgtcccagtgGCAAGGCCATGGGTCCCACCATGTGCCGGTGCCAAGCCCACAGGTCCCAGTACATtccagcccctcccagcaccaCAAGAGGGAAACGGTGACTCAGAGGCGCTGGAGcctgctgggctggtgggagccGGGTGCCCCTTTGCCCCGTGCCGGGCAAGCGTCgcggccaccacagcccgtcgcccACGGATGCTGCTGGCTCGCTGGCTGCCGCAGCCCCACACTGAGCCCAGCCGCACCGCCTCTCTCGCGCTCCCCTCCCATCCTCTCCCCTTCCTGCGCGCGGACACCCTTGGAAAGGCTCTTGGCCGCTTTCTCTGAGACAGGAAGGTGTCCCCGAGtctcaggaaggaaaaacactCAGTGCTGAACCCACAAAGACCGTCTCTGAGGGGCCGGGGCTGGAGAGGCTCCAGGCCTGACATCACCTGGGAACTGGAACCAGAACCGCAGCTGCACTCCGCgcctggtatttttttctttaacttgtgtttttaaactttctttttatagatttttttttttcccctttcccttctccattCCCCTCCCAAATATTTCAGCCTCTCGGCAGGCTGGCCAGCAAGGCTGGAatgcagcagggctgcacccGTGAGCGGAGCCcggtggtgctgagctgctgtgccagTGGGAGAGCTGAGCCatgggctggctgggcaggagctgccgAAGCCACGGGCAGGGGGCTCAGGCAGGGGCTTGCTCCCCAGTGATGGGGGGCCAGGACCCTCTAgcccccagtgctgctgtgcacCAGGGCTGGTGGAGAGGGATCTATGGCCACACAGGGACCTAGGAGGGTCTATTTGATTATGGGGACGTGAGGGCAGAGGGCAGAGGGGTCCAGCAGAGCCTGTGTTCAGTGGGCAGCGCTGCTCTCCCGACCCACAGCCCCCAGGATGGGGCAGCGGAGTTAAGCCGTGCCTgagcctgtgccagcagggggtgggggacaCGAAGGCAGATTTCAGCCCCACAACCCAGATTTCCTCATGCCTTGTCCTTTAGCAACACCTTTGGGTGCTGCCTGGCACCCCCAGGCTCCTCCCAGAGCAGAGGGTCAGGACAAATACCCCAACGTGTCCTGCACTGGCACTGGAGCAAAGCTCAGCCACTTGCTGCCCAGGGAACCCTCCCTGTTGCAGGGACCACAGCAGTCGACTGAGCATCCCAGGTCATCCCCGGCCCTGACGGACCTGGGGGAGAAGGATTGTGAAGTGACCCACAAGGTCTAGATGGCAGCGGGGTGTGGACAGGGGGACAAGGCTCTGCTGCCCAGAGGAGGGGGGAGGACCAGGGAGGAGTGGGCATCCAGGGCTGGTATGGGAGAGGGTGTATGGGAAGCGATGGGATAAGATGAgacaggatgggatgggacaaGATGGGACGGGACAGGAGGGGATGGGAtgagatgggatgggatgggatgggatgggatgggatgggatgggatgggatgggatgggatgggacgggacgggacgagaaGGGACAGGACAGTCtgagatgggatgggatgggacaggacaAGATGGGATGAgatgggacaggatgggatggGTTGGGATGGGGTCAGTGTGATGGCCCCCAGGCTGGGGTGCCAGGTAGtccctgcctccctgtgccAATAGACACAGACTGTACTgaccctgccagcaccctgccagggTCCCTGGGGAAGGAACAAGGCAAAGGGTCTGCTTGAGGACATCCATCAGCTCCTCACCACCCTACCAGGGCCAGTGGTGGCCCTGCAGCCTCGCACCATCCCCAAGAGATGCACAACCCCAGTGCCCCAAGGTCCATGTCCCAGGGGCGCAGGGGACACAGgtgcagggctgccagcccctggcacaACTGCCCACCATGTCCCCCCATGTACCAGACCCCTCGGAGATGTTCACCCCACCGGGACCCTGTGCCGGCTGCAGTCCCTGGGGACgaggtccctgccagcaggGACAGGGTGTGAAGCCGCGGTGCGGGGTGAACACCAGGTTAATCTCCTGCTGGAGCTTCCCTCTGCAAACAATAAGACAATGCCCGGCCGGGGCCGCCTGCGTAACCAGCGGCGCGGAGGGGAAGTTGTAATATTTGGATTTAGCACTCAGtaaattaaggaagaaaaaggaaaaaacgCTGGGGGTAATCAGAGTGG
Encoded here:
- the TCF15 gene encoding transcription factor 15 gives rise to the protein MAFTMLRPVAARVLYPDISILSEDEENRSESDTSDQSFGCCEGTEARRKLPRKPGPMVMVKQRQAANARERDRTQSVNTAFTALRTLIPTEPVDRKLSKIETLRLASSYISHLANVLLLGEGCEDGQPCFSAIYGAKGDLDSKQPRSICTFCLSNQRKGGGRRDLGGNCLKVRGVTPLRVSRR